A segment of the Brevibacterium zhoupengii genome:
AGTCGGTGATACCTGCACTCGATGAACTCGATGAGGACGCAACCCTGCTGGGCGCAGTCAACACGATCGTGGTAGAAGAGGGACGACTGATCGGCCGGAACACCGACCATTCCGGCTTCACCACAGCACTTGAGGCCATTCATGTCGACGCGAGCGCAGGCGAGGTCATCCAGATCGGTGCCGGTGGAGCAGGATCGGCCATCGCATACGCGTTGTTGAGTGCCGGAGTGCCGAAACTGTCGATCGCCGATATCAATCCTGCTAGTTCAAGGGCACTGATTGGGCGCCTGTCTGCGGCCTTCGACAATAGTCGCATGCGTGCGATTGCACCAGACCAGATATCGCACGCGGCTCGTGGCGCCGTTGGACTGGTCAATTCCACGCCGATCGGAATGACGGGTGTCTCGAATGCCAGCCCATTTCCTGTCGATGCACTGCACTGCGGAATGTGGGTGGGGGACGCGGTGTATCGGCCGCTGCACACGACTCTTGTGAAGGCAGCAGCAGATGTGGGGTGCGCTGTCTTCGGGGGAGCGCACATGGCCGTCGGCCAGGCCGCGGCTGCATTCACAATGTTCACAGGCGCTTACTCCGACCGCGAATCGATGCTCGAGTCATTTGAATTATCGGCAGCACATTCGGCGAAATAGTCGTACTATCCAGTCGACGAGACAGGAACCAGGCTCAGACACTCGTACGGCCCGAATATTACGAGCCAAGCCATAGAGTCTCGTTCGG
Coding sequences within it:
- a CDS encoding shikimate dehydrogenase; translation: MNGFSSSPGPKEAPETGPTTNDRTVLLGLLGENIAQSLTPVMHENEAKRQGIPLVYRIIDPCLMGIAEPDWPALVEQAISFGFNGLNVTHPAKQSVIPALDELDEDATLLGAVNTIVVEEGRLIGRNTDHSGFTTALEAIHVDASAGEVIQIGAGGAGSAIAYALLSAGVPKLSIADINPASSRALIGRLSAAFDNSRMRAIAPDQISHAARGAVGLVNSTPIGMTGVSNASPFPVDALHCGMWVGDAVYRPLHTTLVKAAADVGCAVFGGAHMAVGQAAAAFTMFTGAYSDRESMLESFELSAAHSAK